agcagataaatattccaagacggctgctaagtaaactggtgctccagatccaattcggttagcatagtgccctctacgaaggaatctatgcactctaccgactggaaattgaagtccagctcttgaggatcttgtcttggctttagccttagcttttccaccttttccacgtccagacataactgcgatttgatttgtaagttaatacaaaaacgtacgaatatttaacgtaagtgttaacgaaataaactttactcgttttttcatcataaaaataggatcgaaatcatgtttttttaaccaatcataattaagtattaaacaaaagattttttttttaaccaattaaattgcgtatcggcgttttcggatcgaattcgatccgatttttttacttataaacaaaaagttttgacttgcagtttaatgcttatttacaagttaagtagcaaaaatttttaaccatgtctgacgcagcagctaaaggaggaaaacaggcacctaaagtagccaagaaaggtgaaaaaagagccggcaaaaaaggaggaaagattggtggaactggtgaaaagaaacgcaagagaaagagaaaggaaagttatgctatttacatctacaatgttttgaaacaagttcacccagatgtcggagtttcaagcaaagctatgagcatcatgaactcatttgtcaacgacatctttgagcgcattgcttccgaagcttcgcgtttggctcttcaaaacaaaaagtcgaccatctcttctcgtgaaattcaaaccgcagtacgtcttctcttgcctggagaacttgcaaaacacgcagtcagtgaaggaacaaaagccgtcacaaaatacacaagcagcaagtaaaccaacgtctaccaaacacaaacggtcttttttaagaccacacatctttaaaaaaacatttacttggcgtcactacaagttaaccgaagttaataaaacttctaaataatgtgcttaagaacactagcctacatttaaaatacttccccatgtgtgtgtggattagcttcacttttcatacgtattattagctgtacttgcagaaaagacaagtacattgatccatgttattgcttacatttaacttaacccagcttttcacggaaacactcccaggcaaattaaccctacaaagtatttctaaattttttttgtgtcatatatgacatagtatcgtatagcaataaatgtaactgtgacaagactttacacattgtgtaatttggaagcgtgcacaaagtaatgttttaaaagatttgtggctataaaaatagccgtttttgttgagcaatgacaacgcttaacctccgaatccgtaaagagttcttccttgacgttttaaggcataaacaacatccatagcggtaacggtcttgcgtttagcgtgctctgtgtaggttacagcatcacgaataacattctctaagaaaaccttcagtacacctctggtttcctcatagataaggccagagatacgtttgacaccacctcgtcgagcaagacgccgaatagcaggttttgtgattccctgaatgttatcacgaagaatttttcggtgacgtttagcacctccttttcccaatcctttacctccttttccgcgtccagacatattgatatagttgcgtacagaacgagtacaaaaacaacgtttgagttaacagaattcagacagctttaaaaagaggccataaaattacctactgctcgtggaaacaccctaattaaccaatagagttgcgtcattacaaaatgttccgaacattttgtacatttttttaagtaaaactgtagtttttttaaaaattcgtggtcttaatgtttcagtaaggcaataaatttggcatcgttggaattcgccaaaccttctgctacttactaaaaaaaaaaaaagtcaaaagcttttgtgtatcagaagatacagccgttttcccgtagccaaaaaacacagattttataaaaatgttaaagtaatgagcgtaaNNNNNNNNNNNNNNNNNNNNNNNNNNNNNNNNNNNNNNNNNNNNNNNNNNNNNNNNNNNNNNNNNNNNNNNNNNNNNNNNNNNNNNNNNNNNNNNNNNNNNNNNNNNNNNNNNNNNNNNNNNNNNNNNNNNNNNNNNNNNNNNNNNNNNNNNNNNNNNNNNNNNNNNNNNNNNNNNNNNNNNNNNNNNNNNNNNNNNNNNNNNNNNNNNNNNNNNNNNNNNNNNNNNNNNNNNNNNNNNNNNNNNNNNNNNNNNNNNNNNNNNNNNNNNNNNNNNNNNNNNNNNNNNNNNNNNNNNNNNNNNNNNNNNNNNNNNNNNNNNNNNNNNNNNNNNNNNNNNNNNNNNNNNNNNNNNNNNNNNNNNNNNNNNNNNNNNNNNNNNNNNNNNNNNNNNNNNNNNNNNNNNNNNNNNNNNNNNNNNNNNNNNNNNNNNNNNNNNNNNNNNNNNNNNNNNNNNNNNNNNNNNNNNNNNNNNNNNNNNNNNNNNNNNNNNNNNNNNNNNAcatttgtaatgacgcaactctattggttaattagggtgtttccacgagcagtaggtaattttatggcctctttttaaagctgtctgaattctgttaactcaaacgttgtttttgtactcgttctgtacgcaactatatcaatatgtctggacgcggaaaaggaggtaaaggattgggaaaaggaggtgctaaacgtcaccgaaaaattcttcgtgataacattcagggaatcacaaaacctgctattcgacgtcttgctcgacgaggtggtgtcaaacgtatctctggccttatctatgaggaaaccagaggtgtactgaaggtttttcttagagaatgttattcgtgatgctgtaacctacacagagcacgctaaacgcaagaccgttaccgctatggatgttgtttatgccttaaaacgtcaaggaagaactctttacggattcggaggttaagcgttgtcattgctcacaaaaacggctatttttatagccacaaatcttttaaaacattactttgtgcacgcttccaaattacacaatgtgtaaagtcttgtcacagttacatttattgctatacgatactatgtcatatatgacacaaaaaaaatttagaaatactttgtagggttaatttgcctgggagtgtttccgtgaaaagctgggttaagttaaatgtaagcaataacatggatcaatgtacttgtcttttctgcaagtacagctaataatacgtatgaaaagtgaagctaatccacacacacacatggggaagtattttaaatgtaggctagtgttcttaagcacattatttagaagttttattaacttcggttaacttgtagtgacgccaagtaaatgtttttttaaagatgtgtggtcttaaaaaagaccgtttgtgtttggtagacgttggtttacttgctgcttgtgtattttgtgacggcttttgttccttcactgactgcgtgttttgcaagttctccaggcaagagaagacgtactgcggtttgaatttcacgagaagagatggtcgactttttgttttgaagagccaaacgcgaagcttcggaagcaatgcgctcaaagatgtcgttgacaaatgagttcatgatgctcatagctttgcttgaaactccgacatctgggtgaacttgtttcaaaacattgtagatgtaaatagcataactttcctttctctttctcttgcgtttcttttcaccagttccaccaatctttcctccttttttgccggctcttttttcacctttcttggctactttaggtgcctgttttcctcctttagctgctgcgtcagacatggttaaaatttttgctacttaacttgtaaataagcattaaactgcaagtcaaaactttttgtttataagtaaaaaaaatcggatcgaattcgatccgaaaacgccgatacgcaatttaattggttaaaaaaaaaatcttttgtttaatacttaattatgattggttaaaaaaacatgatttcgatcctatttttatgatgaaaaaacgagtaaagtttatttcgttaacacttacgttaaatattcgtacgtttttgtattaacttacaaatcaaatcgcagttatgtctggacgtggaaaaggtggaaaagctaaggctaaagccaagacaagatcctcaagagctggacttcaatttccagtcggtagagtgcatagattccttcgtagagggcactatgctaaccgaattggatctggagcaccagtttacttagcagccgtcttggaatatttatctgctgagatattggagttggctggtaacgcagcaagagacaacaaaaaagctaggattattccaagacatttacaattggctgttcgtaatgatgaagaattaaacaaacttttgagcggtgtaaccattgcagctggtggtgttttgccaaacattcaagctgtcttactcccaaagaagaacgacaaaggacagaagaagtaaaccgctacactcagaaaacaacggctatttttatagccacacatctttaaaaaaacattgtttttttcacaaaactataaccttaaagtctaatagataatccatgcatacgccttgtcctaagtaactcaaagaaattaaataaaaaaatttgatcacaacgtcaaaataaattgcacgtatttgcccctactaatgtctacggccataccacgatgaacacacccgttctcgtctgatcacggaagttaagcatcgtcgggccgggatagtacttggatgggggaccgcctgggaactcccggtgtcgtaggcttttcattttcatttgttgccttttcatttcaatggtgctgtgatatatttcttgttataacaattaaggaacgtggcggttgttgaaagtgtttcctatgacattttcctacgacattttcaggtgatagtacgagaaaaaagagctttcaaatgcatacaaactcgatctattgccgatcatccaataaccctgacggaatggcaaataaaataaaattccgccgccttccgaggacttatatcgcaatcacgtttcgtaacagccaagcgaggttttaccttagcgtttaagtcaccaccgacatttggccgcgcaacttttctaagctcattcattttgaattaaggagggggcgagcgcggacgcaggcccccactaccagaaattgtacggtcgagttactgacgtttgcagtaatcgcagaggtcagcccaagcgtagtgcaatgcaagagcctcactctggaagaaaaccctcattgatcagtctttacttcccgtcaggtaagtatgagttggaactgcaccgtagcatgagggtacccttcaaagtttgttaatgcttgtggcttgagtgtgttataaactgccgtgtcgcggggcataggctgtattctcccccagtgtacgcgttttgttcccgccgtagactatgcagagtgccgtcggaaagaggactgctattattcttttattgcttatgtgggccgccatcggtaatagtgcaacaccaaggcaacccgtggtcacggcgtgaatgaatccacctccatgacccaaggccaaaaatcagattaatatactgaccattcagagaatggcctaccagatattaaactgataagaacagatactacacttgatcttagccattaggccgagaagcgataaagaacaagcgttgccatgataggcatcgtccacacaccgtaactgcttgtggagcatgtcacgttactgtaaagcttacaactgtcaccgcgtacggatggacggcgacatagtaaaaatcacggctgttgatttagccgtaggatggagagcgactgtagcgagtggatggtaacttacatgaatgctaacaaaggcgacgatactaagtgcgtgatattactttccaatatgactgcgtacattccgtttatcaacgcattacgccagaacgtgcgcgcgcgttacacagtagaccatgcagccgaaatgcgacagtgcgaccctgccaggagtcgaacctggaatcccctgattcgtagtcagatgccttatccattgggccacagggcgatgcttatgacttcgccccatcgttattttggcttgcgcattcgttttacttacgacagaattcttcgtgtttgtagccatgaaagaaaggacttctgtgagtgaatttttttactgtggtctaataaaaaagtcgaaacgcagtgcccaatatatgaattgctcctaatagccggaaacaggccgtgtcgatgatgtaggccgacatacgcaacgcaaaccaaagaacgctttatgaaaatcctaacacgggcgcggaagaagcccaaattaacagagtagatgtaatgctgaagacctcaaactccagcagcttctctttcagactattgcgtcgtgctacaaataaaaattaacatgctttcgcatagtcgcggctcccaaaacggacattatacgatgtacagaaacacacatttctgttttcgcgccaaatcaattcccgggagtggtacttttacgtccgcatacttcgcaccgtcttaaattatatctcatttacacggtaatgtttagtatacttctactgtgataacaagcatcgtttatcgttggattgttgtaagaaaacattaaaaatgagtgaagcagcttctccaaagaaaatcgcacccaagaagaaacctgctgcaaagaagacagctgatcaccctaaatatgtggacatgatcaaggctgctatcgctaccctaaaggaacgcggtggttcatctcgccaagctattacaaaatatattcatgcaaattacaaagttgctgaaactcagatcatcatctgaaaatggctcttaaacgaggagtaacatcaggcgatttgattcaaactaaaggcactggtgcttctggatcattcaagctaggtcaggtaaaaaaagaaaaacctaagaaaaaggccgcagcaaaaaagccaacggcaaagaagcctactgcaaagaaaagtacaccaaaaaagaagccagcaaagaagagcacgccaaagaaagcagcaaagaagcctgccacaaagaaagcctcggctaagaaaccagcagctaagaaacccacaaagaagcctgttgctaaaaaacctgcagcaaagaaggtcaaaaagactcccaaaaaggcagcaaagaagaccgcaaaaaataatttgtgtgtatctggctattacattaacaaacggctatttttatagccacacatttacaaaaaaacattatcttggtacaaagttaaacttgtttaagtcacttaaacagttaaaaaagagtaattttaagattagattccctaagtttaagtattttcgtttttaaatttcttattttcttgcttttacttttcttgcccttcatatttttaacattgtcaaactttatgtagcataaaatttttatgtagcataaaatttaaacagaaagcagaacaaagtttgatataaaaagctagccgtaatattttttatggatgtgtggctataaaaatagccgttttttgtttggtaagatgcttaggcacgttccccacgaattcttcttgccaactggatgtctttaggcatgattgtaactcgttttgcgtgaatggcacacaagttagtatcctcgaacaagccaacaa
This is a stretch of genomic DNA from Hydractinia symbiolongicarpus strain clone_291-10 chromosome 9, HSymV2.1, whole genome shotgun sequence. It encodes these proteins:
- the LOC130657111 gene encoding histone H4 gives rise to the protein MSGRGKGGKGLGKGGAKRHRKILRDNIQGITKPAIRRLARRGGVKRISGLIYEETRGVLKVFLENVIRDAVTYTEHAKRKTVTAMDVVYALKRQGRTLYGFGG
- the LOC130657124 gene encoding LOW QUALITY PROTEIN: histone H4-like (The sequence of the model RefSeq protein was modified relative to this genomic sequence to represent the inferred CDS: deleted 1 base in 1 codon) encodes the protein MSGRGKGGKGLGKGGAKRHRKILRDNIQGITKPAIRRLARRGGVKRISGLIYEETRGVLKVFLENVIRDAVTYTEHAKRKTVTAMDVVYALKRQGRTLYGFGG